The following are encoded together in the Lactuca sativa cultivar Salinas chromosome 1, Lsat_Salinas_v11, whole genome shotgun sequence genome:
- the LOC111909363 gene encoding alpha,alpha-trehalose-phosphate synthase [UDP-forming] 1 has protein sequence MKNIRSCEEIGILQHDLDELQKSDMHADDYKNTSAILRTRLERLLKERELRKSSRSTQTDDFHGNDNSSSNNNNNNTIGNRKIFSTGTHPDEELRICPPTNSQRLLVVANRLPVSATRKGDASWQLEMSVGGLVSALLGITEFETRWIGWAGVNVTDEIGKKSLTKALADKRCVPVFLDEDLVNLYYNGYCNNILWPLFHYLGLPQEDRLATTRSFQSQFDAYKKANQLFADVVSEHYIEGDVIWCHDYHLMFLPKYLKERNNKMKVGWFLHTPFPSSEIQRTLPSQSELLRAVLVADLVGFHTYDYARHFVSACTRILGLEGTPDGVEDQGKLTRVAAFPIGIDPGRFIRAIQLPQIKEHIKELEERFAGRKVMLGVDRLDMIKGIPQKILAFEKFLEENPDWHDKVVLLQIAVPTRTDVPEYQKLTCQVHEIVGRINGRFGSLTTVPIHHLDRSLDFHGLCALYAITDVALITSLRDGMNLVSYEFVACQASKKGVLILSEFAGAAQSLGAGAILVNPWNITEVASSIGYALNMPAEEREKRHHHNFVHVTSHTSQEWAETFVSELNDTIVEAQLRIRQIPPLLETNEAVDRYLDSNNRLLILGFNSTLTEPMDTGRQFDQFKEMEPRLHPEAKEALKRLCDDPKTTVVILSGSHHSVLDKNFGELNIWLAAEHGVFLRTPNKKWTRNMPQVHMDWVDSVKHVFEYFTERTPRSQFELRETSLVWNYKYADIEFGRLQAKDMLQHLCTGPISNASVEVVQGGRSVEVRTTGVTKGAGIKRILGQVIHYKDTREPIDYVLCVGHFLPKDEDLYTFFEPEPPTPVRSSLSTPVNGSSSDRNGSTGHKKSHPFPLSNSKHISNGDKKDATPSILDLNSNNYFSCSVKRKRSSARYLLSSSADVVSLLKQMADVL, from the exons ATGAAGAACATTAGATCGTGTGAAGAGATCGGCATTCTGCAACACGATTTG GATGAGTTACAAAAATCAGATATGCATGCAGATGATTACAAAAACACATCAGCTATACTTAGAACAAGACTCGAAAGACTGTTGAAGGAAAGAGAGTTAAGAAAATCTTCCAGGAGTACTCAAACTGATGATTTTCATGGAAATGATAATAGTAGtagtaataataacaataataatacgatTGGGAATCGCAAAATATTTTCAACAGGGACCCATCCTGATGAAGAATTACGAATTTGCCCTCCAACAAACAGTCAACGTTTATTAGTAGTAGCAAATCGTCTACCTGTTTCTGCCACTAGAAAGGGTGATGCATCATGGCAACTTGAAATGAGTGTTGGGGGTTTAGTCAGTGCACTTTtag GTATAACTGAATTTGAAACAAGATGGATCGGATGGGCTGGAGTAAATGTAACTGATGAAATCGGGAAGAAATCACTCACCAAAGCTTTAGCTGACAAG AGGTGCGTACCGGTTTTTCTTGATGAAGATCTTGTTAATCTGTATTACAATGGATATTGTAATAATATCTTATGGCCTCTCTTCCATTACCTTGGTCTCCCACAAGAGGATCGTCTTGCTACTACTCGTAGTTTTCAATCTCAATTTGATGCTTACAAGAAAGCTAATCAATTGTTTGCTGATGTGGTGAGTGAGCATTATATAGAAGGGGATGTCATTTGGTGTCATGATTACCATTTGATGTTTCTACCTAAATATTTGAAAGAACGTAATAATAAGATGAAAGTTGGTTGGTTTCTACACACACCGTTTCCTTCCTCCGAGATTCAGAGAACACTCCCTTCCCAATCTGAGCTGCTACGAGCCGTTCTTGTAGCCGATCTTGTTGG CTTCCACACTTATGATTATGCAAGGCACTTTGTGAGTGCATGTACTCGAATTCTTGGCCTTGAGGGTACTCCTGATGGAGTGGAGGATCAAGGGAAACTTACTCGTGTTGCTGCG TTTCCTATTGGGATAGATCCTGGTAGGTTTATACGAGCAATTCAACTTCCTCAAATCAAAGAACATATAAAAGAATTGGAGGAGAGATTTGCTGGTCGAAAG GTAATGTTAGGAGTCGATCGCCTTGACATGATTAAGGGAATTCCACAAAAGATTTTGGCATTTGAAAAATTCTTGGAAGAAAATCCGGATTGGCATGACAAAGTTGTGTTGCTTCAGATTGCAGTGCCAACAAGAACAGATGTTCCTGAGT ATCAAAAGCTCACATGTCAAGTTCATGAAATTGTTGGAAGAATTAATGGAAGATTTGGGAGCCTTACAACTGTCCCGATTCATCATTTG GATCGCTCTCTTGACTTTCATGGATTATGTGCATTATACGCCATTACTG aTGTGGCTCTTATTACATCATTAAGGGATGGAATGAATCTTGTGAGTTATGAATTTGTAGCTTGTCAAGCTTCAAAAAAAGGCGTTCTAATCTTAAGTGAG TTTGCAGGAGCAGCACAATCTCTAGGTGCAGGGGCAATTTTGGTAAATCCATGGAACATTACAGAAGTAGCTTCTTCAATTGGTTATGCTCTAAATATGCCTGCTGAGGAAAGGGAAAAAAGACACCACCATAACTTTGTGCATGTCACTAGTCATACATCCCAAGAATGGGCTGAAACATTTGTTAG TGAATTGAATGATACAATTGTGGAAGCTCAATTGAGGATTAGACAAATTCCACCTCTACTTGAAACAAATGAAGCAGTTGACCGATATTTGGATTCGAACAACCGTTTACTCATTTTG GGGTTTAATTCAACACTGACTGAACCTATGGATACGGGTAGACAATTCGATCAATTCAAAGAAATGGAACCTAGACTACACCCTGAAGCAAAAGAAGCTTTAAAGAGACTTTGTGATGATCCAAAGACTACAGTAGTCATCTTAAGTGGAAGCCATCATTCTGTCCTTGATAAG AACTTTGGAGAATTAAACATATGGTTAGCTGCTGAACATGGAGTTTTTTTAAGAACACCCAATAAAAAATGGACAAGAAACATGCCTCAAGTACACATGGATTGGGTTGATAGTGTCAAG CACGTGTTTGAGTATTTCACCGAGAGAACTCCTCGATCTCAGTTTGAGCTTCGTGAGACATCATTGGTTTGGAATTATAAGTATGCAG ATATCGAGTTTGGAAGGCTTCAAGCTAAAGACATGTTGCAGCACCTTTGTACTGGACCCATTTCAAATGCATCCGTAGAAGTTGTTCAGGGTGGCCGGTCCGTTGAGGTTCGCACCACTGGAGTCACCAAG GGTGCAGGAATTAAACGTATTTTAGGACAAGTGATACATTATAAAGACACAAGGGAACCAATCGACTATGTTCTATGTGTGGGACATTTCCTCCCCAAG GATGAAGATCTTTACACATTTTTTGAGCCAGAACCACCTACTCCGGTGAGGTCAAGTTTATCGACCCCGGTCAACGGATCATCTTCGGATCGAAACGGGTCCACAGGACATAAAAAATCTCATCCGTTTCCACTTTCTAACAGCAAACATATTAGCAATGGGGACAAAAAAGATGCCACACCATCAATTCTTGATCTCAATAGTAATAATTACTTCTCTTGTTCAGTCAAAAGAAAGCGATCCAGTGCTAGGTATCTCTTAAGTTCATCAGCCGATGTTGTCTCGCTGTTAAAACAAATGGCAGATGTTTTATAG
- the LOC111909365 gene encoding pentatricopeptide repeat-containing protein At4g18975, chloroplastic isoform X1, translating to MLTTQMSFPISSAKQNQIGVFGIQDSSFIKTPSIRQKEIWHVVKCSKNQISRQLIKLNDVDRKVAKKPSKTEHHLWNKRDSAASGQKALNLVRIVCGLPNEKEAVYGELDKWTAWESEFPVIAVAKALNILKQRKQWKRVIQVAKWMFGKGQGMTMGTFDTLLHAFDTEKRVDEAESFWNMILHTHERSISKRLFSRIISIYAHHNMPQNIIEVFADMEELGVKPDEDTTRKVARAFQIVGEKEKQQLVLKKYLSQWKYIHFKGERVRVRRYTSDE from the exons ATGCTGACAACTCAAATGTCATTTCCAATTTCATCAGCTAAACAAAATCAG ATAGGCGTGTTTGGAATCCAAGATTCCTCCTTTATTAAAACCCCTTCCATTAGACAAAAG GAAATTTGGCATGTTGTCAAGTGTTCCAAGAATCAAATTTCTCGACAGCTCATCAAGTTGAATGATGTGGACAG AAAAGTTGCCAAAAAGCCAAGTAAGACAGAACACCACTTATGGAATAAGAGAGATTCTGCTGCATCTGGCCAAAAGGCATTGAATCTTGTTCGGATT GTTTGTGGTTTGCCAAATGAGAAAGAAGCTGTTTATGGAGAACTTGATAAATGGACAGCTTGGGAGTCAGAATTCCCAGTGATTGCAGTTGCCAAAGCTCTTAATATCCTTAAACAACGCAAACAATGGAAACGAGTCATTCAA GTGGCGAAATGGATGTTTGGGAAAGGTCAAGGGATGACAATGGGAACATTTGACACCCTTCTACACGCATTTGATACGGAGAAAAGGGTAGATGAAGCAGAGTCATTTTGGAACATGATTTTGCATACACATGAAAGATCAATCTCAAAAAGGTTGttttcaagaatcatatccatttatGCTCATCATAACATGCCCCAAAATATTATAGAG GTGTTTGCAGACATGGAGGAACTTGGAGTGAAACCAGATGAGGACACCACAAGGAAAGTTGCGCGTGCTTTTCAAATAGTGGGTGAAAAGGAAAAACAACAATTAGTCCTTAAAAAATACTTAAGTCAATGGAAATACATTCATTTTAAGGGCGAACGAGTTAGGGTTAGAAGATACACATCAGATGAATAG
- the LOC111909365 gene encoding pentatricopeptide repeat-containing protein At4g18975, chloroplastic isoform X2, with protein sequence MLTTQMSFPISSAKQNQIGVFGIQDSSFIKTPSIRQKEIWHVVKCSKNQISRQLIKLNDVDRKVAKKPSKTEHHLWNKRDSAASGQKALNLVRIVCGLPNEKEAVYGELDKWTAWESEFPVIAVAKALNILKQRKQWKRVIQVAKWMFGKGQGMTMGTFDTLLHAFDTEKRVDEAESFWNMILHTHERSISKRLFSRIISIYAHHNMPQNIIETWRNLE encoded by the exons ATGCTGACAACTCAAATGTCATTTCCAATTTCATCAGCTAAACAAAATCAG ATAGGCGTGTTTGGAATCCAAGATTCCTCCTTTATTAAAACCCCTTCCATTAGACAAAAG GAAATTTGGCATGTTGTCAAGTGTTCCAAGAATCAAATTTCTCGACAGCTCATCAAGTTGAATGATGTGGACAG AAAAGTTGCCAAAAAGCCAAGTAAGACAGAACACCACTTATGGAATAAGAGAGATTCTGCTGCATCTGGCCAAAAGGCATTGAATCTTGTTCGGATT GTTTGTGGTTTGCCAAATGAGAAAGAAGCTGTTTATGGAGAACTTGATAAATGGACAGCTTGGGAGTCAGAATTCCCAGTGATTGCAGTTGCCAAAGCTCTTAATATCCTTAAACAACGCAAACAATGGAAACGAGTCATTCAA GTGGCGAAATGGATGTTTGGGAAAGGTCAAGGGATGACAATGGGAACATTTGACACCCTTCTACACGCATTTGATACGGAGAAAAGGGTAGATGAAGCAGAGTCATTTTGGAACATGATTTTGCATACACATGAAAGATCAATCTCAAAAAGGTTGttttcaagaatcatatccatttatGCTCATCATAACATGCCCCAAAATATTATAGAG ACATGGAGGAACTTGGAGTGA